From Anopheles darlingi chromosome 2, idAnoDarlMG_H_01, whole genome shotgun sequence, the proteins below share one genomic window:
- the LOC125952285 gene encoding serine-rich adhesin for platelets isoform X2, with the protein MHSGSSISPKHPALPVSIGIAALVLEGRSSALDDTSTTCVGNDEPPVTAAPECHATGTSGAGVTDDYARTGCVSGSADQELLQADDGFRGWRTAGGGGGGGGVAVAREDVVIAPVATSATSTLQECSLLAINGVQHQQLAYMADTRKRINLKLQQLRSGPGASSSTVAQKDTVAAVAAVTPIAPNHHRHPQSLVSAAVAGPAATGVIYSGFEKMNVLGSVSPIKNHHHQQQQHSIVSNSFINFSSVAASASSVVNGSRKSSTTIAPVKQQPQQQRPSREGPHCEQFLRKIGLTKPDAGCDDGSEHCCSYRNNHCLRWQGYYEKLSPIFRQGEAVCIEVFLGPENDTILLEQWILKLSVAKTQTTGGGTMTIQSLCAAIRSQLYFSQISAWTELIQNSLEPEIFNHPRIKKIPAEQLATSGPSATSSSSSLPLLPTARLDVLFRICKSFDSTARFNEKPIVHNFPDATVADNYVVQVCLKSLPRMDRIPGINAALDATQPRFADGGRMMVPGGRSGRERVELPCHEKGKHRCAYREELDDPEDDEEEEEDDPLLRGGACAIGNDAGCGGGGDLANRCHEGVNGESPLLTSAAISHREKQLLKYKKRMLKREKKKKSGQPMDVVPSGVGESSSNGSSSNTTSSSSSSSSITTSTSSNGVPMASRRCTSFLESGAGCSSTPYAVSPMSYSSCSNGSSVAGTSKNPTPRMTTPTIGMVVVAGTPSCRNRVCNGGTMFSSSINSIQPPLYSLAANVGDDRVDTIEQNSKSTQTLTSMVAPGQRTNDPYEWHTNRGHAANGLLPFFSSDAATQTETHREQPAATTAHCTDCCGRYPGHSEPSANANGKPDATSGRCSQGSSPMQQEQVQGNSSNGGAISDRHMQYFNNYSSTYDIINDNCDKRQPSDDHHQAGLVTAARSSTVSSAPACRPCFIVGGGDGYDGDEDEEEQHRQRFGPASGENVGRNAGSSNNSASRTLQKGDLLLQAIQRTATLNGEEEGINNNSSSCSSQRAAGVQQQLSSGAGGKHKNGPRGNSTINNNNYTTQNNNNVAGKGESSLASDGDETTSRCDRTACDTFSSEKLDLGDCRLCKRQKTKHNFKLNLNDLLSSSSSSSSSAFASPATTLPAASRAAKGNGGKKTIITTVVDCGSTPPGCRRTLSESLVGHLTIPGATLGSGTYSVNYTHGTHPPDALRDGIDGSADLLLSPGDSPMLSSSTGAMVGGGSVFSFEQMKSYRRAFSEDVIDTISNDNGGGDGGRHSLAARAHGGLARNGRGSEEDTTDESGDNQDSDDREDKDGLSHLLTGNGNNSSGNGSGGGSKRGGEEDCCRCHNNRSTYQSPIIASSEMMKSANGRPSTSTPATDNRGCKEPLYISCSETDCSVSNASSVVSPHKKRILSCNAISSANSASTSSSSASPSVIASSNGSLFRLAPATTPSQQMEGAASCKPSPKINLNNVFSLSPVACDDSGFASGGSPATSTSFPATSPIAIDGRFCAVKGRTRCGLLGGNATCTAGTNSTHYGDGGIFRYDFDEPHPSSSSTTTSGSPVSGTMKSKSAPAFPFSPPCPGALSPRFMRTAMRQQQQQQRSRYPSERSSIGSERSSIGSDEQLSDDELSGSLQLDVANNGFGLSPASHHQHQFLAVSPTKFGGRAPQQVIRSNCLPSSQEMLSKVLNRNLFRFGRAPMLGTLEESLLQRRLCPKYQVADFKVLLGASGSFCPTQLTIPVASYFYELPGQHLTTPYVCELRLPRKGYSIPRTGTVQATLLNPLGTVVRMFVVPYDFRDMPAMSTTFIRQRILACDESSLQLLGKNIEQLSNAEQMKLLRYAIHLRFQTSRSGKLSLHTDIRLLISRRTDCDTAAAHAKNLLEAPNELKVVTIVPENPKFSLRIDKQ; encoded by the exons ATGCACAGCGGTAGCTCCATATCACCCAAACATCCTGCCCTGCCGGTTTCGATCGGTATTgcggcgctggtgctggagggCCGATCGTCCGCCCTCGATGACACCTCGACAACGTGCGTCGGCAACGATGAGCCCCCGGTAACAGCTGCTCCGGAATGCCATGCTACGGGTACCAGTGGCGCTGGCGTGACCGATGATTATGCACGCACCGGTTGCGTCAGTGGAAGCGCCGATCAGGAACTGCTGCAGGCGGATGATGGGTTTCGTGGATGgcgtactgctggtggtggaggagggggaggtggtgtCGCTGTGGCCCGAGAGGACGTCGTGATAGCACCGGTAGCAACATCGGCTACATCAACGCTACAGGAATGTAGTCTGCTGGCGATTAATGGAGTGCAACATCAGCAACTGGCCTACATGGCCGATACCCGGAAGCGCATCAATCTGAAGCTACAGCAACTTCGCTCTGGACCGGGCGCTAGTAGCTCAACGGTGGCCCAAAAGGACACAGTTGCGGCGGTTGCAGCCGTTACGCCAATTgcccccaaccaccaccgccatccgcAGTCGCTGGTTTCCGCTGCAGTCGCTGGACCCGCCGCTACCGGTGTCATCTACAGTGGATTCGAAAAGATGAACGTACTCGGCTCCGTTTCACCGATCaagaaccatcatcaccagcagcagcagcattcgattgtttcgaaCAGCTTCATCAACTTCTCGTCAGTTGCAGCATCAGCCTCTTCAGTGGTAAACGGATCGCGCAAATCCTCAACGACCATCGCACCCGTCAAGcaacagccgcaacagcaacgtcCATCCCGCGAAGGGCCACATTGTGAGCAGTTTCTAAGGAAGATAGGCCTCACCAAGCCGGATGCGGGCTGTGATGATGGTTCCGAGCATTGCTGCAGCTATCGTAACAATCAC TGTCTTCGTTGGCAGGGATATTACGAGAAGCTTTCACCCATCTTCCGCCAAGGAGAAGCAGTTTGCATCGAAGTTTTTCTCGGTCCGGAGAATGATACCATACTGCTCGAGCAATGGATACTGAAGCTATCGGTGGC GAAAACTCAAACAACCGGTGGTGGAACCATGACGATCCAATCCCTTTGCGCCGCCATCCGAAGTCAGCTGTACTTTTCCCAGATTTCCGCCTGGACCGAGCTCATCCAGAACTCTCTGGAGCCGGAAATTTTCAACCATCCCCGCATCAAAAAGATTCCTGCCGAACAACTGGCGACCTCTGGCCCGAGTGCCACCAGTTCGTCCTCATCGCTACCGTTGTTGCCGACGGCCCGGCTGGATGTGTTGTTTCGCATCTGCAAGTCGTTCGACAGTACGGCTCGCTTCAACGAGAAACCGATCGTGCACAACTTCCCGGACGCCACGGTGGCCGACAATTATGTGGTGCAGGTGTGCTTGAAGAGCTTGCCCCGCATGGATCGCATTCCGGGTATCAATGCGGCACTCGACGCAACACAGCCGCGATTTGCTGACGGTGGGCGCATGATGGTGCCGGGCGGCAGGAGCGGTCGTGAGCGGGTGGAATTACCGTGTcacgagaaaggaaaacatcgaTGCGCTTATCGCGAGGAGCTAGACGATccggaggacgacgaggaagaggaagaagatgatccTCTTTTGCGTGGTGGTGCCTGTGCTATTGGAAATGAtgccggttgtggtggtggtggcgatctTGCCAACCGTTGTCATGAGGGTGTTAACGGCGAAAGTCCACTATTGACATCGGCCGCCATTAGTCACCGGGAGAAGCAGTTGTTGAAGTACAAGAAGCGGATGTTAAAGcgtgagaaaaagaagaaatcggGACAACCGATGGATGTGGTACCATCGGGAGTtggcgaaagcagcagcaatggcagtagtagcaataccaccagcagtagcagcagcagcagcagcatcactaccAGCACCTCCAGCAATGGTGTACCAATGGCCAGCAGGAGATGTACTTCCTTCCTCGAAAGCGGCGCCGGTTGCTCCTCCACACCGTACGCCGTATCTCCGATGAGTTATAGTAGCTGCAGCAACGGAAGTAGCGTGGCCGGAACAAGCAAAAACCCGACTCCGCGTATGACTACACCAACAATTGGTATGGTAGTGGTAGCGGGTACCCCCAGCTGCAGAAATCGCGTTTGCAACGGCGGCACAATGTTTTCCTCTTCCATCAATTCGATCCAACCACCACTGTACTCATTGGCGGCAAATGTGGGCGATGATCGTGTAGATACGATCGAACAAAACTCTAAATCCACCCAAACATTAACAAGTATGGTAGCCCCGGGACAGCGGACCAACGATCCCTACGAGTGGCATACGAATCGAGGCCATGCAGCGAACGGGCTGTTGCCCTTTTTCTCCTCTGATGCGGCTACGCAAACGGAAACACATCGGGAACAACCAGCAGCTACAACGGCACACTGTACCGATTGCTGTGGTCGCTATCCCGGCCACAGTGAGCCATCGGCGAATGCGAATGGAAAACCCGATGCGACGAGCGGACGATGCTCTCAGGGATCATCACCcatgcagcaggagcaggttcaaggcaacagtagcaacggcGGTGCAATCAGTGATAGACATATGCAATATTTTAACAATTACTCTAGCACGTACGATATTATCAACGATAACTGTGATAAACGGCAGCCGTCGGACGATCACCATCAGGCAGGATTGGTGACCGCGGCTAGATCGTCCACCGTATCCTCAGCCCCGGCATGTCGCCCTTGTTTcatcgtcggcggtggtgatggctacgatggcgacgaggatgaggaggagcagcatcgGCAACGCTTTGGGCCAGCGAGTGGAGAGAATGTAGGGCGAAAtgccggtagcagcaacaacagtgctaGTCGCACACTGCAAAAAGGCGACCTTTTGCTTCAAGCCATCCAAAGAACTGCCACGCTGAACGGTGAAGAGGAAggaatcaacaacaacagcagcagctgtagtagccaacgtgctgctggtgtccaACAACAGTTAAGTAGCGGTGCGGGAGGAAAGCACAAAAATGGCCCCAGAGGCAACAGCactatcaacaacaacaactatacCACGCAGAACAATAACAACGTAGCGGGGAAAGGCGAAAGCAGCTTGGCCAGTGATggcgacgagacgacgagtCGCTGCGATCGGACCGCATGTGATACTTTCAGCAGTGAAAAATTAGATTTAGGTGACTGTCGGCTGTGCAAGCGACAAAAAACGAAGCATAATTTTAAACTGAATCTTAATGATCTtctctcgtcgtcatcgtcgtcatcatcgtccgcgTTTGCGTCACCCGCCACGACATTGCCAGCTGCCTCACGAGCTGCTAAAGGCAATGGCGGTAAGAAaacgatcatcaccaccgtgGTAGACTGCGGTTCCACACCACCCGGTTGCCGGCGAACACTCTCAGAGAGCCTGGTTGGCCACCTGACGATCCCTGGTGCTACCCTGGGCTCAGGAACGTATTCCGTGAATTACACCCATGGTACTCATCCACCAGATGCACTGCGAGATGGCATTGACGGATCCGCCGACTTGCTGCTAAGTCCTGGTGATAGCCCGATGCTGAGTAGCTCAACTGGAGCGATGGTTGGCGGAGGTAGCGTGTTTTCGTTTGAGCAAATGAAAAGCTACCGCCGTGCTTTTTCTGAGGATGTAATTGATACCATCAGCAAtgacaatggtggtggtgatggtggcagacACTCTTTGGCTGCCAGAGCCCACGGTGGCCTGGCTAGAAATGGGCGTGGAAGTGAAGAGGATACGACGGATGAAAGTGGCGACAATCAGGATAGTGATGATCGAGAGGATAAAGATGGGCTTTCACACCTCCTCACCGGTAACGGCAACAACAgtagcggcaacggcagcggcggtggatCGAAACGTGGTGGAGAAGAGGACTGCTGCAGATGCCACAACAATCGCTCAACATACCAAAGTCCGATCATCGCTTCAAGCGAAATGATGAAATCGGCCAATGGGCGCCCTAGCACTTCGACACCAGCAACGGATAATAGAGGATGCAAGGAACCGCTTTACATTAGCTGCTCCGAGACTGATTGCTCGGTCAGTAATGCAAGCAGCGTTGTTTCGCCGCATAAGAAACGAATTCTAAGCTGCAACGCGATCTCCAGTGCCAATTCTGcttcgacttcttcttcttctgcttctccatcTGTGATTGCTAGCAGCAATGGGTCACTCTTTCGActcgcaccagcaacaacaccgtcGCAGCAAATGGAAGGTGCAGCGAGCTGTAAGCCATCTCCAAAGATTAATCTCAACAACgtcttctcgctctcgccgGTAGCGTGTGATGATTCCGGGTTTGCGAGCGGTGGCAGTCCGGCCACGTCCACCAGTTTCCCAGCCACCTCACCGATCGCCATAGATGGCCGGTTCTGTGCGGTCAAGGGGCGAACTAGGTGCGGATTGCTCGGTGGTAATGCTACCTGCACCGccggcaccaacagcacccaCTATGGCGATGGAGGTATCTTTCGGTACGATTTCGATGAACCACAtcccagtagtagtagcaccacGACCAGCGGCAGTCCGGTGTCGGGAacgatgaaatcgaaatccgCACCGGCCTTCCCATTCTCACCACCCTGCCCTGGTGCGCTTTCGCCACGCTTTATGAGAACAGCTAtgcgacaacagcagcaacaacaacgttcACGTTACCCGTCAGAACGTtcctcgatcggatcggaacgtTCGTCGATCGGTTCGGATGAGCAGCTATCGGACGATGAGCTTTCCGGCTCTCTGCAGCTAGATGTTGCCAACAATGGATTTGGCCTTAGTCCGgccagccaccatcagcaccaatTTCTCGCCGTTTCTCCAACCAAGTTTGGTGGACGCGCGCCGCAACAGGTTATACGCAGCAACTGCTTACCTTCCTCACAGGAGATGCTCAGCAAGGTGCTGAACCGGAATCTATTTCGCTTTGGGCGCGCCCCGATGCTCGGTACGCTCGAGGAATCATTGTTGCAGCGGCGCCTTTGCCCAAAATACCAGGTGGCCGACTTCAAGGTACTGCTGGGCGCCTCTGGTAGCTTCTGTCCGACGCAGCTAACCATTCCGGTTGCTTCCTACTTTTACGAGCTCCCCGGACAGCATCTAACGACACCTTACGTG TGTGAACTTCGTCTTCCAAGGAAGGGCTACTCGATCCCGCGCACGGGCACGGTCCAGGCAACTTTGCTCAACCCGCTCGGCACGGTGGTGCGGATGTTCGTTGTGCCGTACGATTTCCGCGACATGCCCGCCATGTCGACCACCTTCATTCGGCAGCGGATATTGGCGTGCGACGAGAGCAGCCTTCAGCTGCTCGGTAAAAACATCGAGCAGCTTAGCAATGCCGAGCAGATGAAGCTCCTGCGCTATGCGATACATTTGCG ATTTCAAACCTCACGCTCGGGAAAGCTTTCACTGCACACGGACATCCGGCTGCTGATATCGCGCCGCACCGACTGTGATACGGCCGCTGCCCATGCGAAAAATCTACTCGAGGCCCCGAACGAACTGAAAGTGGTTACCATTGTTCCGGAGAATCCCAAATTTAGTCTACGCATCGATAAACAGTAG